Proteins encoded by one window of Salmonirosea aquatica:
- the panB gene encoding 3-methyl-2-oxobutanoate hydroxymethyltransferase, giving the protein MSTSKPIDIKRVTTHIIQEMKTRGEKISCLTAYDYSMGGIVDAAGVELILVGDSASNVMAGHETTLPITLDQMIYHAASVVRAVSRALVVVDLPFGSYQGNSEEALRSAIRIMKESGAHAVKLEGGLEVKESITRILSAGVPVMGHLGLTPQSIYKFGTYTVRAREDEEAQKLLDDARMLDEVGCFAVVLEKIPSTLTKQVSESIAIPTIGIGAGPHADGQILVLHDMLGINKEFKPRFLRRYADLDGIMHDAIAQYVSDVKSKSFPNEKESY; this is encoded by the coding sequence TTGTCAACAAGCAAGCCCATTGATATCAAGCGCGTTACGACGCACATCATTCAGGAAATGAAAACGCGGGGGGAGAAAATCTCCTGCCTCACCGCTTACGACTACTCCATGGGTGGCATCGTGGACGCCGCCGGGGTGGAACTCATCCTGGTAGGCGACTCGGCTTCCAACGTCATGGCGGGCCATGAAACCACCCTACCCATCACGCTGGATCAGATGATCTACCACGCCGCCTCGGTGGTGCGGGCGGTGAGCCGGGCTTTGGTAGTGGTAGACCTACCTTTCGGCTCGTACCAGGGCAATTCGGAGGAAGCGCTGCGCTCGGCCATCCGGATTATGAAAGAATCGGGGGCCCACGCCGTGAAGCTGGAGGGTGGCCTGGAAGTAAAGGAATCCATCACGCGTATCCTGAGCGCGGGGGTACCTGTGATGGGTCACCTGGGCCTCACGCCGCAGTCGATTTATAAGTTCGGTACCTACACCGTCCGGGCGCGGGAAGACGAAGAAGCACAGAAACTACTGGACGACGCCCGCATGCTCGACGAGGTAGGATGCTTCGCGGTGGTGCTGGAAAAAATTCCCTCGACGCTGACCAAGCAGGTATCCGAAAGCATCGCTATTCCTACCATCGGCATTGGCGCAGGCCCCCACGCCGACGGGCAGATTCTGGTGCTGCACGATATGCTGGGGATCAATAAAGAATTCAAGCCCCGCTTTCTGCGCCGCTACGCCGATCTGGACGGCATCATGCACGACGCCATCGCGCAGTACGTCAGCGATGTAAAAAGCAAGTCGTTTCCCAATGAGAAGGAATCGTATTGA